From a single Planococcus shenhongbingii genomic region:
- the pyk gene encoding pyruvate kinase — translation MRKTKIVCTIGPASETPELLESLIEAGMNVARLNFSHGNHEEHAARIQRIREASEKTGKIIGILLDTKGPEIRTHNMENSGIELATGQSIAISMTEVLGTNEKFSITYDHLIEDVSEGSIILLDDGLIELRVTSIDKENGLIHTTVENAGTLKSKKGVNVPGVSVQLPGITEKDAQDILFGIEQGVDFIAASFVRRSSDVMEIRELLENNNGSHIHIIPKIENQEGVDNIDEILMVSDGLMVARGDLGVEIPAEVVPIVQKSLIEKCNSAGKPVITATQMLDSMQRNPRPTRAEASDVANAIFDGTDAIMLSGETAAGLYPVESVETMHRIAMTTEDALNYKQIVSTRRKEKESNMTEAIGQAVAYTALNLKVKAIIAPTESGHTARMISKYRPGAMIIAVTSSDIPSRNLTLVWGVQPIVGTKVESTDELLENAVDESLKHHYVKHGDLVVITAGVPVGQAGTTNLMKVHIIGDSIAKGQGIGKSVAYGNTLVIRNAEEAAGIDTEGKIIVTIGTDRDMMPAIQNCAGIITEEGGLTSHAAVVGLSLGIPVIVGVTNATSFIQNNYDITIDAETGIIYHGHASVL, via the coding sequence TTGAGAAAAACAAAAATCGTCTGTACTATTGGACCAGCAAGTGAAACACCAGAACTTTTAGAGTCTTTAATCGAAGCCGGCATGAACGTTGCCCGTTTGAATTTTTCGCACGGCAACCATGAAGAGCATGCGGCGCGCATTCAGCGCATCCGCGAAGCGTCTGAAAAAACCGGTAAGATTATCGGGATTCTTCTGGATACAAAAGGCCCTGAAATTCGGACACATAATATGGAGAATAGTGGTATTGAATTGGCTACTGGACAATCGATTGCGATTTCAATGACTGAAGTATTGGGAACAAATGAAAAGTTTTCAATTACTTATGACCATTTGATTGAAGATGTAAGTGAAGGTTCTATCATTTTGCTCGACGATGGTTTGATTGAATTGCGTGTCACCAGCATTGATAAAGAGAATGGCTTAATTCACACAACCGTTGAAAATGCAGGAACGCTGAAGAGCAAAAAAGGCGTGAACGTGCCAGGCGTTTCAGTGCAATTGCCAGGCATCACAGAAAAAGATGCACAGGATATTCTATTTGGTATTGAACAGGGTGTTGACTTTATCGCCGCTTCTTTTGTCAGAAGATCTTCTGACGTTATGGAAATCCGTGAGTTGCTGGAGAATAATAATGGCTCCCACATCCACATCATTCCAAAAATCGAGAACCAGGAAGGTGTCGATAATATTGACGAAATCCTTATGGTTTCAGATGGTTTAATGGTAGCGCGCGGTGACTTAGGGGTGGAAATCCCAGCGGAAGTAGTGCCTATTGTCCAAAAATCTTTGATCGAAAAATGCAATAGTGCCGGCAAACCGGTTATTACCGCTACCCAAATGCTGGACTCCATGCAGCGCAATCCACGCCCGACTCGCGCCGAAGCAAGCGACGTTGCCAATGCGATCTTTGATGGCACGGATGCCATTATGTTGTCCGGAGAAACGGCAGCCGGTCTTTACCCAGTAGAGTCGGTCGAAACGATGCACCGCATTGCGATGACCACTGAAGATGCATTGAATTATAAGCAAATTGTATCGACGCGCAGAAAAGAAAAAGAGTCGAATATGACAGAAGCAATTGGCCAAGCTGTCGCTTACACAGCTTTGAATTTGAAAGTGAAAGCGATTATTGCTCCTACCGAAAGCGGACATACAGCAAGAATGATTTCCAAATATCGTCCAGGCGCCATGATTATTGCAGTTACTTCTTCTGATATTCCATCGAGAAACTTGACGCTAGTATGGGGAGTCCAGCCGATTGTTGGAACAAAAGTGGAATCTACGGATGAATTGCTTGAAAATGCGGTTGATGAAAGCTTGAAGCATCATTATGTAAAACATGGTGATTTAGTTGTCATTACTGCAGGTGTTCCAGTCGGACAAGCAGGAACAACCAATCTTATGAAAGTCCATATAATTGGCGACAGTATTGCCAAAGGCCAAGGAATTGGTAAATCAGTTGCGTACGGAAACACGCTCGTTATCAGAAATGCCGAAGAAGCTGCCGGTATTGATACGGAAGGCAAAATCATTGTGACAATCGGCACTGACCGGGACATGATGCCAGCTATCCAGAATTGCGCCGGGATCATTACAGAAGAAGGCGGCTTAACAAGCCATGCAGCTGTAGTGGGCTTAAGCCTTGGCATTCCGGTAATTGTCGGCGTGACAAATGCGACGTCGTTCATCCAAAATAACTACGATATTACAAT
- the pfkA gene encoding 6-phosphofructokinase, which yields MKRIGVLTSGGDSPGMNAAIRAVVRKGIFHGIEVSGVYSGYQGLIEGRIKNMEAGDVGDIIQRGGTKLFSARCEEFKTEAGQLKAIEQLKKNGLDGLVVIGGDGSYRGAMALTKRGFPCVGVPGTIDNDIPGTDYTIGFDTALNTVIEAIDKIRDTATSHERTFIIEVMGRDAGDLALWAGLAGGAETILIPEDTFDLDDMIDRLEKGRKRGKKHSIIIVAEGVMNGNELAALIEERAKIETRVSVLGHIQRGGSPTARDRVLGSLFGARAVEVLLEGLGGRAIGMRNHQVVDYDMTKAFTEKHDTDMSLYTLSKELSI from the coding sequence ATGAAACGAATCGGAGTATTAACAAGCGGTGGAGATTCCCCGGGCATGAATGCGGCTATCCGGGCGGTTGTGCGAAAAGGGATTTTTCACGGAATTGAAGTATCCGGTGTGTATTCTGGTTATCAAGGATTGATTGAAGGCAGAATTAAAAACATGGAAGCCGGAGATGTGGGCGACATTATCCAGCGCGGCGGAACAAAACTTTTCTCCGCACGATGCGAAGAGTTCAAAACTGAAGCAGGCCAGCTAAAAGCGATTGAACAGTTGAAAAAGAATGGTTTGGATGGTCTGGTAGTTATCGGAGGGGACGGTTCTTACCGAGGAGCAATGGCATTGACCAAAAGAGGCTTTCCTTGTGTCGGTGTTCCGGGAACAATTGACAATGACATTCCAGGAACAGATTATACAATCGGTTTTGATACGGCATTAAACACAGTGATTGAAGCGATTGATAAAATCCGTGACACGGCGACAAGCCATGAGCGCACGTTTATAATAGAAGTAATGGGCCGGGATGCTGGAGACTTGGCACTTTGGGCCGGACTTGCAGGCGGAGCGGAAACCATATTGATTCCGGAGGATACGTTTGACCTGGATGATATGATTGACCGTCTGGAAAAAGGGAGGAAGCGCGGCAAGAAGCACAGCATCATCATTGTGGCTGAGGGAGTCATGAACGGCAACGAACTGGCTGCGTTGATAGAAGAACGCGCGAAAATCGAAACACGGGTTTCCGTGTTGGGCCATATTCAACGTGGGGGCTCACCAACGGCGCGTGACCGGGTTTTAGGAAGTCTCTTCGGGGCACGTGCTGTAGAAGTGCTGCTTGAAGGATTAGGCGGCCGCGCTATTGGCATGAGAAATCATCAAGTGGTAGACTATGATATGACCAAAGCGTTTACTGAGAAGCATGACACGGATATGAGTTTATACACCTTGTCCAAAGAACTATCAATTTAA